A single Vanacampus margaritifer isolate UIUO_Vmar chromosome 7, RoL_Vmar_1.0, whole genome shotgun sequence DNA region contains:
- the eif3ba gene encoding eukaryotic translation initiation factor 3, subunit Ba, translating to MQETVDMVDDPEYEEEEPSFSDPEDFEDDVDDEELLGDILKDKPQEADGIDSVVVVDNVPQVGPERLEKLKNVIHKIFSKFGKISTEFYPEGDGATKGYIFLEYASPNQALEAVKNADGYKLDKQHTFRVNLFTDFDKYMNINDEWETPEKQPFKDFGNMRHWIEDPDCRDQYSVIYEAGERTAIFANDAKDPIVSEERARWTETYVRWSPKGTYLATFHQRGIALWGGEKFKQIQRFSHQGVSLIDFSPCERYVVTFSPLMDTKEDPQAIIIWDILTGQKKRGFHCESAAHWPIFKWSHDGKFFARMTPDTLSIYETPSMGLLDKKSLKITGIKDFSWSPGDNIIAFWVPEDKDIPARMTMMQLPSRQEIRVRNLFNVVDCKLHWQRNGDYLCVKVDRTPKGTQGVVTNFEIFRMREKQVPVDVVEMKEGIIAFAWEPNGSKFAVLHGESPRINVSFYHVKNNGKIEPLKTFDKQQANSIFWSPQGQFLVLAGLRSMNGALAFVDTSDCTLMNIAEHYMASDVEWDPTGRYVVTSVSWWSHKVDNAYWLWTFQGRLLQKNNKDRFCQLLWRPRPPSLLSEDQIKIIKKDLKKYYKIFEQKDRLSQSKASKELVDKRRAMMDEYRSYRDQALQLYQEQKEARVELRGGVDTDEPDSNVDDWEEETIEFFISEEIIPIGDL from the exons ATGCAAGAAACGGTGGATATGGTGGACGACCCCGAGTACGAGGAAGAGGAGCCCTCCTTTAGCGACCCGGAGGACTTTGAGGATGACGTCGACGACGAGG AGCTCCTGGGCGACATCCTGAAGGATAAACCCCAGGAGGCTGACGGCATCGActcggtggtggtggtggacaACGTCCCGCAGGTTGGCCCGGAACGTTTGGAAAAGCTGAAGAACGTCATCCACAAGATCTTCTCCAAATTTGGAAAGATCTCAACCGAGTTCTACCCAGAGGGCGATGGCGCGACCAAAGG TTACATCTTTTTGGAGTACGCTTCACCCAACCAGGCCCTGGAGGCGGTGAAAAACGCAGATGGCTACAAACTGGACAAGCAGCATACATTTAGGGTCAACCTCTTCACCGACTTCGACAA GTACATGAACATTAATGATGAGTGGGAAACTCCTGAGAAGCAACCTTTTAAAGACTTT GGTAACATGCGCCATTGGATTGAGGACCCCGACTGCCGGGATCAGTACAGTGTGATCTACGAAGCCGGTGAGAGGACCGCCATTTTCGCCAACGACGCTAAGGATCCGATTGTCTCCGAAGAGAGAGCG CGTTGGACTGAGACGTACGTGCGCTGGTCACCCAAAGGCACCTACCTGGCCACCTTTCACCAAAGGGGAATCGCCTTGTGGGGCGGCGAGAAGTTCAAGCAGATTCAGAGGTTCAGTCATCAGGGAGTGTCCCTCATCGATTTCTCGCCTTGTGAGAG GTACGTCGTGACCTTCAGCCCGCTGATGGACACCAAAGAGGACCCGCAGGCCATCATCATTTGGGACATTCTGACCGGCCAGAAGAAGAGAGGTTTCCACTGCGAGAGCGCAGCACACTGGCCCATTTTCAA ATGGAGCCACGATGGAAAGTTCTTTGCCAGGATGACACCAGACACACTCAGCATCTACGAGACTCCA TCTATGGGCCTGCTCGACAAGAAGAGTCTTAAGATCACCGGAATCAA GGACTTCTCGTGGTCTCCGGGCGACAACATCATCGCATTCTGGGTGCCTGAGGACAAGGACATCCCGGCCAGGATGACTATGATGCAGCTGCCTTCCCGCCAGGAGATCCGCGTGCGCAACCTCTTCAACGTGGTGGACTGCAAGCTGCACTGGCAGAGGAATGGGGACTATCTCTGCGTGAAAGTAGACAGGACTCCCAAAGGGACACAG GGCGTGGTCACAAACTTTGAAATATTCCGAATGAGAGAGAAACAAGTTCCTGTTGATGTGGTGGAGATGAAAG AGGGCATCATTGCGTTCGCGTGGGAGCCCAACGGAAGCAAGTTTGCAGTTCTGCATGGAGAGTCTCCCAGGATCAACGTCTCCTTCTACCACGTGAAAAACAACGGCAAGATCGAGCCATTAA AGACGTTTGACAAGCAGCAGGCCAACAGCATCTTTTGGAGCCCACAGGGACAGTTCTTGGTTCTGGCTGGACTTCGGAG TATGAACGGTGCACTCGCCTTTGTGGATACGTCCGACTGCACCTTGATGAACATAGCAGAGCACTACATGGCCTCCGATGTGGAGTGGGACCCCACCGGCCGCTACGTGGTCACCTCAGTCTCCTGGTGGAGCCACAAG gTGGACAACGCTTACTGGCTGTGGACATTCCAGGGTCGCCTTCTACAGAAGAACAACAAGGACCGCTTCTGCCAGCTGTTGTGGAGACCCCGACCTCCGAGCCTGCTTAGTGAAGACCAAATCAAA ATAATCAAGAAGGATCTGAAAAAATACTACAAGATCTTTGAGCAGAAGGATCGTCTGAGCCAGTCCAAGGCTTCAAAG GAACTGGTGGACAAACGCAGGGCCATGATGGACGAGTACCGTAGCTACAGGGATCAGGCGCTGCAGCTCTATCAGGAGCAGAAAGAAGCCCGCGTGGAGCTCCGAGGGG GAGTGGACACTGACGAGCCGGACAGCAACGTGGACGACTGGGAGGAGGAGACCATTGAATTTTTTATCAGCGAAGAAATCATTCCCATTGGAGATCTGTAG